The genomic interval GCCAATCGTTAGATAAGGGCAAGGCTTTGCTTTGCCCTATTTGCCGTACCAGCTATTCCGCCACTGCTGCATCTGTTTGATCTCGGTTTGTTGAGAAGCAATAATATTTTTTGCTAACTGCAAGATCTCAGGACGTTTTGACTTTTGCAGCGCATCATTTGCCATCACAACTGCACCTTCGTGATGGGGGATCATGGCATCAATAAAGCGCTGATCAAAATTGGCATCTGCCGTACCCAAATCCATATCCATCCGCATTGCTTTCATGTGGTCTTCAGACATTGCCATAGAATGACCCATTTGGGCATGCCATGCAACAGGGGTACTGGGGGCTTTGGGATACCAGGCACTCCGCCACTGCTTCATTTGATTAATTTCTTTTGCCTGTGCCTGAATGATGTTTTGAGCAAGTTTTTTGAGTTCGGGACGCTGGGATTTTTGCACCACTTCCTGTGCCATGACGACTGCACCTTCATGGTGTGGAATCATGCTATCGATAAATCGCAGATCAAATTCAGCATCCGCTGGACCTAGCTCCATCGTGCTGTGATCCATCATGCCACCGGGTTTCATACCGTCGTGATGCATTCCACCCGTCGTGTTACCTGTTGGTTGACGATCGCCCGCATTGGTGGCTGTGGGGGTAGGGGCTTGAGCCTGGGTTTGGGGAGGAGTGGAGCAGCCAGCCAGAACGTGACTAGAAGCCGCGATCGCCATTGCCAAACCTAAAAATTTAGCCTTTAAGTTGAGTGATTTCATAATCTCTAGCGACTCAGAGTTGGGTAAATCGTTTCTTTGATTTTGTCTTCTCCAGCTAACTGGAAAGTCAAGGGTATAAGAAGAATCGGTTAAAGTTTTTGTTCCACAAGCTCCGCAAACATTCGAACCCTACTGGTTTCCAGTGTTCCATAAATAAATAAAACCAGGATGAAATGTTCCACACTTGAGCACACAGGGATAAGGCTGAAGACATCTCAAATTTTATTTGAAAAACATATAATATCCCCTTGACTCTCCAGTCCCCTGGAGCCTTCAAGATGGAATTAACCTTACTCAGGATTTGTACCCATGACTTTGCAACTTAAAGTTCCCAATATGGCGTGTTCGGCTTGCAGTGACACGATTACAAAAGCAATTAAGGCGATCGATCCGGCGGCAACCGTACAGGCAGACCCCAAAACGAAGCGCGTTGAAGTGGACACCCAGGCATCGGAAACGATCATTCGAGATGCCATCACCACCGCTGGCTATACGGTTTCTGACTAGAAAAAGGCAGAAGGCAGAGGGCAGAGGGCAGAAGGAAGGAGTCAGGAGTCAGGAGCTAGGGAAGATAGAATCAATCTCCAATCTTCAACCTCCAATCTTCAATCTCTTCCCCCACTCCCCACTCCCCACCCTTTAATAGGAGAGCAACTGATGGAAAACATTACATTGAAGCTGAAAGGGATGAGTTGTGCTTCCTGCGCGAACAATATTGAGG from Kovacikia minuta CCNUW1 carries:
- a CDS encoding DUF305 domain-containing protein; amino-acid sequence: MKSLNLKAKFLGLAMAIAASSHVLAGCSTPPQTQAQAPTPTATNAGDRQPTGNTTGGMHHDGMKPGGMMDHSTMELGPADAEFDLRFIDSMIPHHEGAVVMAQEVVQKSQRPELKKLAQNIIQAQAKEINQMKQWRSAWYPKAPSTPVAWHAQMGHSMAMSEDHMKAMRMDMDLGTADANFDQRFIDAMIPHHEGAVVMANDALQKSKRPEILQLAKNIIASQQTEIKQMQQWRNSWYGK
- a CDS encoding heavy-metal-associated domain-containing protein produces the protein MTLQLKVPNMACSACSDTITKAIKAIDPAATVQADPKTKRVEVDTQASETIIRDAITTAGYTVSD